One genomic region from Halobacteriovorax vibrionivorans encodes:
- a CDS encoding O-antigen translocase — protein MKLLKVASLSGSLTLIKMGCGFLIGKIISVHLGPTGIALIGQIQSIVTMLTGIINSPTSAGIIKYTAKYNNKEYEYYSKWWTASLRIVFLIYIIILPITLIFSEQISLYFLDDQKYKNLIILICSILPITSLGTLITSILNAKEQYRDYAKVTVISTLLSTTLIIGMIYYFSTQGALIGISIQYAIIGLIGVLITYQKTWFKFRVLTQKIEKEHVLNILKYVAMAIVSSTLFPFAIALVRKTIIEKEGWEAAGIWQSVWRISEVYIKVITISLGTYYLPKLSKLEKYSELKSEINKVSKIVMPIILSGTLIIYLARDLVIILLFSEKFLPARDYFLIQLSGDIIKVYSWLYAYPMLSKGAARWFISTEITYSLLFVILSKILINYWGLHGINTAYLINYSLYFITVRIILKKYAK, from the coding sequence ATGAAGCTATTAAAAGTTGCATCCTTATCCGGCTCACTAACATTAATTAAAATGGGCTGTGGCTTTTTAATAGGAAAAATCATTTCTGTTCATTTAGGCCCTACAGGAATAGCACTCATTGGTCAGATCCAGTCAATTGTAACAATGTTAACGGGAATCATCAATTCACCAACTAGTGCAGGGATCATTAAATATACTGCTAAATATAATAACAAAGAATATGAGTATTATTCGAAATGGTGGACAGCAAGCCTAAGAATAGTCTTTTTAATATATATAATAATTCTACCTATCACGCTTATTTTTTCAGAGCAAATTTCACTATACTTTCTTGATGATCAAAAATATAAAAATTTAATAATTCTTATCTGTTCAATATTGCCCATAACTAGTTTAGGAACATTAATAACATCTATCCTAAATGCTAAAGAACAGTATAGAGACTACGCAAAAGTAACTGTTATATCTACGCTTCTATCAACGACGCTGATAATTGGCATGATCTATTATTTTTCTACTCAAGGAGCCTTGATAGGTATAAGTATACAATATGCAATAATTGGGCTTATTGGTGTTCTCATCACTTACCAAAAGACTTGGTTTAAATTTAGAGTATTAACGCAAAAAATAGAAAAGGAGCATGTATTAAATATCTTAAAATATGTTGCGATGGCTATCGTTTCTAGTACTTTATTCCCTTTCGCCATAGCACTAGTGCGTAAAACAATTATAGAAAAAGAAGGGTGGGAAGCTGCAGGAATCTGGCAATCGGTTTGGCGCATATCTGAAGTATATATTAAAGTCATTACTATTTCTTTAGGAACATATTATTTACCAAAGCTTAGTAAATTAGAAAAATATTCTGAATTAAAAAGCGAAATAAATAAAGTATCTAAGATTGTTATGCCAATAATATTATCAGGTACATTAATTATATATTTAGCTCGAGACTTAGTAATAATACTACTATTTAGTGAAAAATTCCTACCTGCAAGGGACTATTTTCTAATACAATTAAGTGGAGACATAATTAAAGTATACAGTTGGTTATATGCATACCCAATGCTCTCAAAAGGAGCTGCTAGATGGTTTATATCTACAGAAATTACATACTCTTTATTATTTGTAATACTATCTAAAATACTTATAAATTATTGGGGGCTTCATGGTATAAATACTGCTTACTTAATAAACTATAGTCTTTACTTTATAACAGTTAGAATAATATTAAAAAAATATGCAAAATAG
- a CDS encoding DegT/DnrJ/EryC1/StrS family aminotransferase, producing the protein MIPFLDIKKQNLKYKDELIKAFNGVLESGYFINGDQVKEFEESFSKITETRYCVGTSNGLDSLVLCILAWKEIGFLKSGDEVIVPANTFIATILAISSCGLKPILIEPCSKTFNITAKEIRKHISQRTKLVIVVHLYGQMANMSEISELTKNSSILLLEDSAQAHLATHRSKPAGSWGDAAAFSFYPGKNLGALGDAGAITTNNKKLYEVIKALSNYGSEKKYEHIYKGRNNRLDEIQAAFLNVKLRYLNDETITRQNIAKRYSTEITNPLITLPHIAQYNIHVWHLYVIKTNHREELIEHLRRNNVNTLIHYPIPIHKQKAYKEISNLHLPITESLHNKVLSIPIDPNLTVKDIDQIIESINSFKL; encoded by the coding sequence TTGATACCTTTTTTGGACATAAAAAAACAAAATTTAAAATATAAAGATGAGCTTATTAAAGCTTTTAATGGAGTATTAGAATCGGGATACTTTATAAATGGTGATCAGGTTAAGGAGTTTGAAGAATCATTTTCTAAAATAACTGAGACAAGATATTGTGTTGGTACATCCAATGGCTTAGATAGCTTAGTGCTATGTATTTTAGCATGGAAAGAAATAGGTTTTCTTAAAAGTGGTGATGAAGTAATTGTACCAGCGAACACGTTTATTGCAACTATTCTTGCAATTTCAAGTTGTGGATTGAAGCCTATATTAATCGAACCTTGTAGTAAAACATTTAATATTACAGCAAAAGAAATAAGAAAGCACATAAGTCAAAGAACTAAACTTGTTATCGTTGTACATTTATATGGACAAATGGCAAATATGAGTGAAATTTCTGAACTCACTAAAAATTCTTCTATCTTACTTCTTGAAGATTCAGCACAAGCACATTTGGCTACACATAGATCAAAACCAGCAGGAAGCTGGGGAGATGCTGCGGCATTTAGTTTTTATCCTGGAAAAAACCTTGGAGCACTAGGAGATGCAGGAGCAATAACTACAAACAACAAGAAGCTATATGAAGTTATTAAGGCATTAAGTAACTATGGTTCTGAGAAAAAGTACGAACATATATACAAGGGTAGAAACAATAGGCTTGATGAAATTCAAGCGGCATTCTTGAATGTAAAATTAAGATATTTAAATGACGAAACAATTACAAGACAAAATATAGCTAAAAGATATTCTACAGAAATCACCAACCCTCTGATAACTCTACCACATATCGCTCAATACAACATACATGTGTGGCACTTATACGTTATAAAAACTAATCATAGAGAAGAGCTAATTGAACATTTGAGAAGAAATAATGTTAATACTTTAATACATTACCCAATACCAATACATAAACAAAAGGCTTATAAAGAAATTAGTAATCTTCACCTACCGATAACAGAGTCACTCCATAACAAAGTACTATCTATTCCAATTGACCCTAACTTAACAGTTAAAGATATTGATCAAATTATTGAAAGTATCAACTCTTTTAAATTATGA
- a CDS encoding HAD-IIIC family phosphatase, with protein MKIAFTGNYNIDFVARKIKKTLNSEVYVSEYNQYNQELLLENSSLFKYEPEFIAILLEGNSLLKLNSLQNIKNHINDLINSSLKNSKSYVIINTIKFDAIFNKGLCYNSENSEKKIQLSINSLLNDLSIKHERVFVIDTMSLYEEYGSKNIEDQSLWFMSRNPYNKLGISLIAEQIEITIMNILKKNKKCLVLDLDNTCWGGVIGEEGIENIQLSKDGSGEPYYIFQETVKKISEKGVLLALCSKNNEKDAKEVFDKHPECPLTWEDFIIKKVNWTSKDTNLRQIAKELNIGEDSLVFIDDNPAEREIAKINTNCTVPDFPKNPDNLPLHIIEIDKKYFTKFSLSKEDLNKKENYLQNFKRTQVERSFEDINDFINSLDIKIKIFKNNIEQVNRIAELTQKTNQFNFTTKRYSKEQIVEFINSEVYHVYTAEVSDKFGNQGITILTILKENTNDIEIDTFLLSCRIIGKKIENVFLESVLKNHDKKIKASYIPTAKNILIKDKLDDLGFLLTSENGNKKEYSLRNNTQLKTEKLNIQVIYEK; from the coding sequence ATGAAAATTGCATTCACAGGAAACTACAATATTGACTTTGTAGCAAGAAAGATTAAAAAAACACTTAACTCTGAAGTATATGTCTCAGAATACAATCAATACAATCAAGAGCTACTACTAGAGAACAGCTCTCTTTTTAAATACGAACCGGAATTTATTGCAATTCTTCTTGAAGGTAATTCTTTACTGAAATTAAATAGTCTACAAAACATAAAAAATCATATTAATGACTTGATAAATTCATCATTAAAGAACTCTAAATCATACGTAATCATAAATACAATTAAGTTTGATGCAATATTTAACAAAGGTCTTTGTTATAATTCTGAAAACTCAGAAAAAAAAATACAACTATCTATAAATAGTTTATTGAATGACTTATCAATTAAACATGAAAGAGTTTTTGTAATTGATACAATGTCGCTATATGAAGAATATGGCTCAAAAAATATTGAGGATCAATCATTATGGTTCATGAGCAGAAATCCCTACAATAAACTAGGAATATCACTCATAGCAGAACAAATAGAAATAACTATCATGAATATTCTTAAAAAGAATAAAAAATGCCTTGTACTAGATCTTGATAACACCTGCTGGGGCGGAGTAATCGGAGAAGAGGGAATAGAGAATATTCAACTTAGCAAAGACGGTAGTGGTGAGCCGTATTATATCTTTCAAGAAACAGTAAAAAAAATCTCTGAAAAAGGTGTTTTATTAGCTCTTTGTTCAAAGAATAATGAAAAGGATGCAAAAGAAGTATTTGACAAGCACCCTGAATGTCCGCTCACTTGGGAAGATTTCATAATAAAAAAGGTGAATTGGACCTCTAAAGACACCAATCTACGACAGATCGCTAAAGAATTAAACATTGGCGAAGACAGTCTTGTTTTTATAGACGATAATCCAGCAGAGAGGGAGATTGCAAAAATAAATACAAATTGCACAGTTCCAGATTTTCCTAAAAATCCAGACAACCTTCCCTTGCATATAATAGAAATAGATAAAAAATACTTTACTAAATTCTCTTTAAGTAAAGAAGATCTAAATAAAAAAGAGAACTATCTTCAAAACTTTAAAAGAACACAGGTTGAAAGAAGCTTTGAAGACATTAATGACTTTATAAATTCATTAGACATTAAAATTAAAATTTTCAAAAACAATATAGAGCAAGTAAACAGAATTGCAGAGCTAACACAAAAAACAAATCAATTTAATTTTACAACAAAAAGATATTCAAAAGAACAGATAGTAGAATTTATTAACTCGGAGGTCTATCATGTTTATACAGCAGAAGTATCAGATAAGTTTGGGAACCAGGGCATCACAATACTTACTATACTTAAAGAAAATACTAATGATATAGAAATTGATACATTTCTTTTGAGCTGTAGAATTATTGGAAAAAAAATTGAAAATGTGTTCCTAGAATCAGTTCTGAAAAATCACGATAAAAAGATTAAGGCTAGCTATATACCAACAGCAAAAAATATATTAATAAAAGACAAGCTTGACGACCTTGGATTCTTATTAACTAGTGAAAATGGTAACAAAAAAGAGTATTCGCTAAGAAACAATACTCAACTAAAAACTGAAAAATTAAATATACAGGTAATATATGAAAAATAA
- a CDS encoding VOC family protein, whose translation MKVHHYGFLTLNLDKTIDKFSKLGYRVTSDIIKDNERGVNIVFMDHENSNGHTLELVEPSRDDSDVKSLISKLKSNLYHICYLTNDIDSQIEKLNMEGFITIQEPKPAIAFNNKNVAFLYTKETGIIELLESK comes from the coding sequence GTGAAAGTACATCATTACGGTTTTTTAACTCTAAATTTAGACAAGACTATTGATAAATTTTCCAAGCTAGGCTATCGAGTCACATCGGACATAATCAAAGACAATGAGAGAGGTGTAAACATTGTCTTCATGGATCATGAAAATTCAAACGGGCACACTCTAGAATTAGTTGAGCCAAGCAGAGATGATTCAGATGTAAAATCCTTAATTTCAAAGTTAAAGAGTAACCTTTATCACATTTGTTATCTGACAAATGATATAGATTCTCAGATTGAGAAACTTAACATGGAAGGCTTCATTACAATACAGGAACCTAAACCCGCAATAGCATTTAATAATAAGAATGTAGCTTTTCTTTATACAAAAGAAACTGGAATAATAGAGCTACTGGAGAGCAAATGA
- a CDS encoding GNAT family N-acetyltransferase encodes MAIYKSDIKGDFITLRPVTTRYSEDIIKLRTDKIISKYLNKTVPSIEKQNEWLSSQINKNGDYYFAIIDNKTDKLIGTISLYNIDKEDTAEFGRWICIGNSLQSTESVLLLHDFGFNVIKLKKIYSRTVAENTKTLNFHKRFGATQTEHMIQLENSDFTLIENYIDYLQYENIKKKIKKKIEIFK; translated from the coding sequence ATGGCAATATATAAAAGTGATATAAAAGGCGACTTCATTACGCTACGTCCAGTAACAACTCGTTACTCAGAAGATATTATCAAACTAAGAACTGATAAAATAATATCTAAATATCTAAATAAGACAGTTCCATCAATTGAAAAACAAAATGAATGGCTGAGCTCTCAAATTAATAAAAATGGTGATTATTACTTTGCAATAATTGATAATAAAACAGATAAATTAATCGGAACAATTTCTCTGTACAATATAGATAAAGAAGACACAGCAGAGTTTGGAAGATGGATATGCATAGGAAATAGCTTACAATCAACCGAGTCAGTATTACTATTGCATGACTTTGGATTTAATGTAATAAAATTAAAAAAGATATACTCAAGAACGGTTGCTGAAAACACAAAAACCTTAAACTTTCACAAACGTTTTGGAGCTACACAAACAGAACATATGATACAACTAGAAAATTCGGATTTTACACTCATCGAAAACTATATAGATTATTTACAATACGAAAACATAAAGAAAAAAATTAAAAAAAAGATAGAGATATTTAAGTGA
- a CDS encoding class I SAM-dependent methyltransferase, which produces MNTNLDQIAEKYDSLHEDWKNLETTVRHKEFQNFIKHVNSYDSVLEIGLGDGAFTELLNSKFKRTIAVDGSSKAIEILSNNDKLKEVEFVHSYAESIPANIKSKNIVMSHILEHINEPIEALKNIKNNNMLDETVLYISVPNAMSLHRQVAVKMGLLNKETDLNDRDITLGHVRVYTPETLKRDIISSGLNIIEFGGVMIKPLTNRQIEKDWNKDIINGYIELGNHYPEICGDIYIIAKK; this is translated from the coding sequence ATGAATACAAATCTTGATCAAATAGCAGAAAAATACGACTCTTTACATGAAGACTGGAAAAACTTAGAAACAACCGTACGACACAAAGAGTTCCAAAATTTCATAAAACATGTAAACTCATACGATTCAGTATTAGAGATTGGATTAGGTGATGGAGCATTCACAGAACTATTGAATAGTAAATTTAAAAGAACAATAGCAGTTGATGGCTCGAGTAAAGCAATCGAAATCCTAAGTAATAATGATAAACTAAAGGAAGTAGAGTTTGTACATAGCTATGCAGAGAGTATTCCTGCAAATATTAAATCAAAAAACATTGTAATGAGTCACATTCTCGAACATATTAATGAGCCAATAGAGGCCTTAAAAAACATAAAAAATAACAATATGCTAGATGAAACAGTTCTTTATATTTCAGTACCAAATGCTATGTCCCTTCATAGGCAAGTAGCTGTCAAAATGGGACTTCTAAACAAAGAAACAGATTTGAATGATAGAGACATCACCCTTGGCCACGTACGTGTGTACACACCAGAAACATTAAAAAGGGATATCATTTCTTCTGGACTAAATATAATAGAATTCGGAGGCGTTATGATCAAGCCCTTAACAAATCGACAAATTGAAAAGGACTGGAATAAAGATATTATCAATGGCTACATAGAACTTGGTAATCATTACCCTGAAATATGCGGAGATATATACATAATAGCAAAGAAGTGA
- a CDS encoding sugar 3,4-ketoisomerase, protein MIDNLKRLKTFTDERGSLISIEVGNEIPFIVKRLYYIFNTKNLPRGFHAHKNLEQMLICVSGSCDIKLDDGINSKVYKLNDPSKYLYINKPLWREIYNFSKDCCLIVLANELYDKNDYINSYEEYIQFLEENNEYKS, encoded by the coding sequence ATGATAGATAATCTTAAAAGACTTAAAACATTTACTGATGAACGAGGTAGTTTAATATCAATAGAAGTTGGTAACGAAATCCCTTTTATAGTAAAAAGATTGTACTATATCTTTAATACAAAAAATTTACCCAGAGGATTTCACGCTCATAAGAACCTTGAACAAATGCTAATATGCGTAAGTGGTAGTTGTGATATAAAGCTCGATGATGGTATCAATTCAAAGGTTTATAAACTCAATGATCCATCAAAGTATTTATACATAAACAAACCCTTATGGCGAGAGATATATAACTTCTCAAAAGACTGCTGCCTTATTGTGCTAGCAAATGAGCTTTATGATAAGAATGATTATATAAATAGTTATGAAGAGTATATCCAATTTTTAGAGGAAAATAATGAATACAAATCTTGA
- the rfbB gene encoding dTDP-glucose 4,6-dehydratase: protein MSRNILITGGAGFIGSNYINYHLKKYKEDKIINLDLLTYAGNLDNTTEFSKNSNYTFIHADICDLNKLNDLFESHQITDVIHFAAESHVDNSINGPEAFIQTNIIGTHCLLQTAYRHWSKNNSIETSRFHHISTDEVYGSLDETGLFTEKSQYSPNSPYSASKASSDMLVRSYNQTFKLNTVITNCSNNYGPKQHKEKLIPKVIINILNKKPVPIYGKGTNIRDWLYVEDHCEAIYKVFNEGIPGEVYNIGGDNEYKNIDLVLLICEKIAKLKNVDVNEYISLITYVEDRKGHDYRYAVDITKIKSELGWVPKHEIHKSIENTILYYMKQNDR from the coding sequence ATGAGTAGAAACATACTTATAACTGGTGGCGCGGGCTTTATTGGCTCTAATTATATTAATTATCACCTAAAAAAATATAAAGAAGACAAAATAATCAACCTAGACTTATTAACCTATGCAGGAAACCTAGATAACACCACCGAATTTAGTAAGAATTCGAATTATACTTTTATTCATGCTGATATCTGTGACTTAAATAAGCTAAATGATTTATTTGAATCGCATCAAATTACAGATGTCATACATTTTGCAGCTGAGTCACACGTAGACAACTCAATAAATGGGCCTGAAGCCTTTATACAAACTAACATTATAGGAACGCACTGTCTTTTACAAACAGCCTATAGACATTGGTCAAAAAATAACTCGATCGAGACTTCTAGGTTCCATCATATCTCTACAGATGAAGTATATGGCTCACTTGATGAGACAGGATTATTTACAGAAAAAAGTCAATATTCACCAAATAGTCCATACTCAGCATCAAAAGCATCATCTGACATGCTTGTAAGAAGTTATAATCAAACTTTTAAACTAAACACCGTAATAACAAATTGTTCTAATAATTATGGTCCTAAACAACATAAAGAAAAACTAATACCAAAAGTTATTATCAATATTCTTAATAAGAAACCTGTACCTATTTATGGAAAAGGTACTAACATTAGAGACTGGCTATATGTAGAAGATCACTGTGAAGCTATCTACAAAGTTTTTAACGAAGGCATACCAGGAGAAGTTTACAACATTGGTGGTGATAACGAGTATAAAAATATAGATCTAGTCTTACTAATTTGTGAAAAGATTGCAAAGTTAAAGAATGTAGATGTTAATGAATATATATCTTTAATTACATATGTTGAGGATAGAAAGGGTCATGATTATAGATATGCTGTTGATATTACCAAAATTAAATCAGAGCTAGGTTGGGTACCAAAACACGAGATACATAAAAGTATTGAAAACACAATTTTATACTATATGAAACAAAATGATAGATAA
- the rfbA gene encoding glucose-1-phosphate thymidylyltransferase RfbA gives MKGIILAGGSGTRLYPATYSVSKQLLPIYNKPMIYYPLSILMLANIKEILIITTKRDMPLFKDLLGDGSQYGINLEYEIQNKPNGLAEAFIIGEKFIGNSPVCLILGDNIFYGQGIREKLENAAELNEGATIFGYYVNDPERYGVAEIDKSSNVLTIEEKPEKPKSNYAVTGLYFYDNSVVEKAKNVKPSKRGELEITSINNAYLKENKIKMEVLGRGIAWLDTGTHESFLEAGNFVYALEKRQGLQIACLEEIAYLKKWISKEDINEKISKLKNNSYSEYLKRVVKYE, from the coding sequence ATGAAGGGAATTATACTTGCTGGTGGTTCAGGAACAAGACTTTACCCTGCGACCTACTCAGTATCAAAACAACTTCTACCAATATACAACAAACCAATGATTTACTATCCATTAAGTATATTGATGCTTGCGAACATAAAAGAAATACTCATTATTACAACAAAGAGAGACATGCCACTATTCAAAGACCTACTTGGAGATGGATCACAATATGGAATCAATTTAGAATATGAGATACAGAATAAACCAAATGGCCTTGCCGAAGCATTTATTATCGGCGAGAAATTCATAGGAAACTCACCAGTTTGTCTTATCCTAGGCGACAATATTTTTTACGGTCAAGGTATTAGAGAAAAACTAGAAAATGCTGCAGAACTCAATGAGGGAGCAACTATTTTTGGTTACTATGTCAATGATCCCGAACGATATGGCGTTGCCGAAATAGATAAATCCTCAAACGTACTTACAATTGAAGAAAAACCTGAAAAGCCAAAGTCTAACTATGCTGTAACAGGTTTATATTTTTATGATAACTCAGTTGTGGAGAAAGCTAAGAATGTTAAGCCCTCAAAAAGAGGCGAGTTAGAAATCACTAGCATCAACAATGCATACTTAAAAGAAAATAAAATCAAGATGGAAGTTCTAGGAAGAGGAATAGCATGGCTAGACACTGGAACACATGAATCATTTCTCGAGGCAGGAAACTTTGTATATGCCCTTGAAAAAAGACAAGGCTTACAAATTGCGTGCCTAGAAGAAATTGCATATCTTAAAAAGTGGATATCTAAAGAAGATATTAATGAAAAAATTTCCAAATTAAAAAACAATTCATATTCAGAGTATTTAAAAAGGGTCGTAAAATATGAGTAG
- a CDS encoding NAD-dependent epimerase/dehydratase family protein, translating to MKLEKKYNWFITGAAGFVASHICDYLIRNNQNIIAVDNFLTGLQSNIDYLKEVSTSHPESSFNFYNADICDTEKMIELSKGCEKIIHQAALGSVPRSIKLPVDTHQNNVNGFISILEAARANNIKRVVYASSSSVYGDSPKLPKVEYETGKVLSPYAATKAINEVYADAYTSAYKMELIGLRYFNIFGPRQNPNGAYAAVIPKWIGQLLEGDTPTINGDGTTSRDFCYVDNAVLANILASITSKKEAYGEAFNIACEEQTSLNTLYDMINKGLNSLDENIPITEALYRDFRQGDIKHSLANISKAKKLLNYSPMVLAHEGISATVEYFFKEKRKL from the coding sequence GTGAAACTTGAAAAGAAATACAACTGGTTCATTACTGGAGCTGCCGGATTTGTAGCATCTCATATATGTGATTACTTAATTAGAAATAATCAAAATATAATAGCTGTAGACAACTTCCTCACAGGACTACAAAGCAATATTGACTACCTCAAAGAGGTTTCAACTAGCCACCCTGAATCATCATTTAATTTTTACAATGCTGATATTTGTGACACAGAAAAAATGATTGAACTGTCAAAAGGTTGCGAAAAGATAATTCATCAAGCCGCACTAGGCTCTGTGCCTAGAAGTATAAAACTACCAGTAGATACTCATCAAAATAATGTGAATGGATTTATCTCCATTTTAGAAGCAGCTAGAGCCAACAATATAAAACGAGTTGTATATGCATCTAGCAGCTCTGTTTATGGAGACAGTCCTAAGTTACCTAAAGTAGAGTACGAAACAGGAAAGGTTTTATCACCATACGCTGCAACAAAAGCAATAAATGAAGTATATGCCGATGCATACACAAGCGCTTATAAAATGGAGCTAATAGGGTTACGTTATTTCAATATATTCGGGCCAAGACAAAATCCAAATGGTGCATATGCTGCAGTAATACCAAAATGGATTGGTCAACTACTAGAAGGAGATACTCCAACCATAAATGGTGATGGCACAACCTCTAGAGACTTCTGCTATGTAGATAATGCTGTCCTAGCAAATATCCTCGCCTCAATAACTTCTAAAAAGGAGGCATATGGAGAAGCATTTAACATAGCATGTGAAGAGCAAACGAGCTTGAACACACTTTATGATATGATCAACAAGGGGCTAAACTCTCTTGATGAAAATATTCCAATTACCGAAGCATTATACAGAGACTTCAGACAAGGCGATATAAAGCACTCATTAGCTAATATTTCTAAAGCGAAAAAATTATTAAATTATTCCCCTATGGTCCTTGCGCACGAGGGAATATCAGCCACTGTTGAATACTTCTTCAAAGAAAAGAGGAAATTATAA
- a CDS encoding nucleotide sugar dehydrogenase: protein MRKVSVIGLGYVGLPVAVNFAKNSRVIGFDINKSRIKELNQSKDSTNEIDFNDFPNIDIIFTDSIDILKEADFHIVAVPTPIDNSKQPDLRPIKAASTTVAKALKNGDIVVYESTVYPGVTEDICVPILEKESGLKHGQDFWVGYSPERINPGDKEHTFTKITKVVSGCCGESLKVVSEVYKSVVTAGVYEASSIKVAEAAKVIENTQRDVNIALINELALIFDRMDINTLEVLEAAGTKWNFLNFRPGLVGGHCIGVDPYYLTHKAEQLNYHPNVILSGRKINDYIPKFIAEKAIKLMIKNKVDISSEVVTILGLTFKENCPDLRNSKVVEIVSELQSFGIKVQIHDPEASKNEALQEYGLEIVKNIDELQKSNVIIGAVSHKVYNKQYLNKLITDDTIILDVKNFLKGMHTGTYWSL from the coding sequence ATGAGAAAAGTATCTGTTATCGGACTAGGCTATGTCGGCCTTCCTGTAGCAGTGAATTTTGCAAAGAATTCACGTGTTATAGGATTTGATATTAATAAATCAAGAATTAAAGAATTGAATCAAAGTAAAGATTCAACTAATGAAATTGACTTTAATGATTTTCCCAATATTGACATTATATTCACGGATAGTATTGATATTCTAAAAGAAGCAGATTTTCATATAGTTGCAGTTCCTACACCTATCGATAATTCTAAACAACCTGACCTGCGTCCAATTAAAGCTGCAAGTACAACTGTTGCTAAAGCTTTAAAAAATGGCGATATTGTCGTATATGAATCAACAGTATATCCAGGTGTTACAGAAGATATATGTGTTCCAATCCTTGAAAAAGAATCGGGACTTAAGCACGGCCAAGATTTTTGGGTTGGATACTCACCAGAAAGAATTAATCCCGGTGACAAAGAACACACATTCACAAAAATTACAAAAGTAGTTTCAGGATGTTGTGGAGAATCCTTAAAAGTGGTTTCAGAAGTGTATAAAAGTGTTGTAACAGCTGGTGTTTACGAAGCATCAAGCATCAAAGTAGCAGAGGCAGCAAAAGTAATAGAAAACACTCAAAGAGATGTAAATATTGCTCTAATAAACGAATTAGCTCTCATTTTCGATCGCATGGATATAAATACACTAGAAGTCTTAGAAGCCGCTGGTACGAAATGGAACTTCTTAAACTTCAGACCTGGCCTTGTTGGTGGACACTGTATTGGTGTTGATCCATACTATCTTACACATAAAGCGGAACAGCTAAACTATCACCCTAATGTTATTTTAAGTGGCAGGAAAATAAACGACTATATTCCTAAGTTCATTGCTGAAAAAGCCATTAAATTAATGATAAAGAATAAAGTCGATATCTCATCAGAAGTAGTCACTATTTTAGGATTAACCTTCAAAGAAAATTGTCCAGATTTACGAAACTCAAAAGTTGTCGAAATTGTTTCGGAACTACAATCTTTTGGTATAAAAGTTCAAATTCACGACCCTGAAGCCTCAAAAAATGAAGCCCTTCAAGAATATGGTCTTGAGATTGTTAAAAATATAGATGAACTTCAAAAATCAAATGTAATTATTGGAGCCGTCTCTCATAAAGTATATAATAAGCAATACCTAAATAAATTAATTACTGATGATACTATCATTCTTGATGTTAAAAACTTTTTGAAAGGTATGCATACTGGAACTTATTGGAGCTTATAG